The DNA sequence GCGTCCGACGCGCCGGCGGGAACCGTGCGGTCTCGGGCGGACGCCGTTTCCCCGGCGCCCTTGCGGGTCCCTCCGTGGTGCTCATCCCTGAGAGGGGTACGGCCCCCCCGGGGCGTGACATCCCCCGCGCTGTGAGCCGGGTCTCACCCCGCCGGATCAGCCTTTCCCTCCGTGGAAGTAGAAGTGGATCCGTGTGTTCGCCTCGAACCCGATGCGCGGGTACACGGGGGCCCCGGCGGCGGTGGCGTGCAGCGTGGCGCGGGTCAGTCCGGTGGCCCGCGCGCCTTCGTACAGCGCCTTGCGCGTGACCGCCTCGCCGTAGCCCCTGCGCTGCCACCGGGGGTCCGTGGCGACGAACACGACGTGCAGGCGCCCCCGCGCCGCGACGGTGGCGGCGCAGGCCACCGCTTCGTCGCCCCGCGCGGCCAGGTAGGCGTGCACCCCGTTCCTCCAGAGGGCGGAACCGGCCAGACCGTCGCGGCCCTCCTCCAAGGGGAACCCGTACGCGCGGGACTGGAGGTCGGCGTAGGCCCGCAGCTGTTCGTCGGTGCGGACGCGGGCGAAGGTCAGGTCGGGATGGGCCGGTTCGGCGAGGGACGGCAGGTCGGCGGCCATGCCGGTGCCTGAGAAGGCGTGTTTGAGGCCGACCTGCTCCGCGGTCTTCTCCAGCACGGAGCGGGCCTCGTCGTCGAGAAGGTCCTCGAAGAGCCAGAGATAGCCCGGGTGCTTCTTGGCCCGCATGATGTCCGCGGCCTGGCCCAGCCGACGTCCGAGCGGGTCCGCTCCCGCTTCCGCCTCGGTCAGGGTGACGCAGTTCCAGAACGCGAACCGGCTGTCGGCCCAGCGCACGGCGATGCCCGGCAGGTCGCGTACGTCCGCGCCGGCGTCGCGGTCGAGCACCAGCGCCCGCCAGACGGCGGTGAGTTGCCGTACGGACTCGATGGACTCCGCGGGAACGGTCACGGTGCCTCCATATGCGTCAGAAGATGTTCTCGGCGTTCTCGGCCCCTTCGATCCGCCCGTGGGCGTGCGCGGCGCCGGAGCGGGGCACACCGTAGGAGCGGCGCCCGAAGCGCCACCACACGGCGGCCAGGACCAGGGCCACCGACAGGGCGACGGGCGTGTAGTTGAAGGTCTCCGCGGTGACCGGGCTGGACTGCGGCAGCAGGAACAGCACCGTCACCCCGGCCGCCCAGACCACCGCCACCCAGCCGATCGGCCGGCTCCAGCGGCCCAGGTGCCAGGGCCCCGGGGTGAACCGGCCCCGGTGGCGCAGGCGCAGCAGCACCGGGATGGCGTAGGCGGGGGTGAAGCCCACGACGGAGATCGCGGTGACCGCGGAGAAGGCCGTGGCGGAGTACAGGGACGGCAGGGCGAGGACGAAGGCGACGGCGACGGCGAGCCAGACGGCGTTCGCCGGAATGACCGTCCGGCGGCTGACCCGCTGCCAGCGTGCCGAGCCGGGCAGGGCGCCGTCCCGGGCGAAGGCGTAGATCATGCGGCTGGCGGCGGCGGTGACGGTGTAGCCGCACAGGAACTGCGCGCCGATGATCACCAGCAGCAGCGCCTTGGCGGTCGCCACGCCGAGGGCGTCGAGCAGGATCTGTGCCACCGGCACTCCGGTCTCGCTGCCCAGTGTCCCGGCGTAGTCCTGGATCGCGAACAGCAGGGCGGCCAGCAGGACGCCGCCGGCGGCCCAGGACACCGCCACCGAGCGGACGATCCCGCGCGCGGCGGCCACGGAGGCGCCGGTGGTCTCCTCGCTCAGGTGGGCGGAGGTGTCGTAGCCGGCCAGGGCGAAGCACGGCAGCAGCATGCCCAGCAGGACCACGTAAACAGGGCTCGACCAGCCGGTGTTGTTCGTGAACTCGGTGAACACGAAGCCGGCCGGCCGGTGGTGGGAGGGGACGAGGGTCAGGGCGCCGATGATGACGACGGCCCCGGCCAGGTGCCACCACGCGCTCAGGGAGGTCAGGACGTTCATCAGCCGGGTGCCTAAGAGGTTCAGGACGGCGTGCAGAGCGAGGACGATCGCGTAGACGGCCAGCAGGGATCCCGGCGTCGGCACGTAGCCGAACTGGAGGTTGGCCCAGGCGCCGGCGAAGGTCGCGATGCCGTAGTCCTGGGCGGCGATCCCGCCGAGCAGCCCCAGCAGGTTGAGCCAGCCGGTGTACCAGCTCCACCGCTCGCCGCCGAGCTGACGGGCCATGTAGTACAGGCCGCCGCTGGTGGGGTACCGGGAGGTGATCTCGGCCAGCGCCGCCGCCAGGCACAGCACCGGCGGGCCCACGGCGAGCCACCCCCATACCACCACCGCGGGACCGCCGCTGTTCAGGCCGTAACCGAGCAGCAGCAGCGTTCCGGACATGATGGAGATGACCGACAGGGAAGCGGAGAAGTTCCCGAAGGCGCCCATGCGCCGGTGCAGTTGCTGGGTGTAGCCGAGCTCCTCGAGTAAGCGCTCGTCGTCGTCCGACGGCTCGGACCGCCGCCGTCGCGCACGTGCCGTTGTACGCATCGGAATCCTCCGGACAGAGAAGCGGACGCCGTGACGCGGCGGCCGCCCGACGACCGCACGCCGCACGCACACGGCGGAGCGAATCACCGCGGCGCCCAACATAGTTGGCGGATACCGTCACGCACGAGACCGCCGTTCGGCCGCCGCGCGGACGACGACGTCACCGGACGAGGCGGGCACCGCGGCATGGCGGGCGCCGCGGCATGGCGGGCGCCGGGGCATGGCGGGCGCCGCGCGTCTCAGCCGAGGTTCAGCGTCCGCGCGGCCAGGGCCGGCGGGATGGGCGCGGCGTAGTCCGGTTCCGCGGCGGGGTCCGGTGCCGGGCCGGGGACCGGTGCCGGTGCCCCCGGCAGGGCCTCCTGGCCGGGGCCGGGCTCCCGGCGGTGCGTCGTACAGGGGCCGCCGCCGGTGGCCACCCCGCACCGCCCCCTCCGTGTCGGATACCCGCACTGGAGGTCCGGGTCATGGACGTGGCACAGACCCGAGGGTCGGGCGGTGCCGGTAGGGCACCGGTAGCCCTTCTTCGTGATCGCGACGCATTGCCGGTCCGGGGATGTTGCCACCATGGCGGCATCATGCCCGTACGGCACGGCGGCCGGCCAAGGGGGGTCCCGGCCGTTACGGCACGGACCGGTCCGCCCGCCCCCGGCATGTCCACCCGCTCGGCGCCCGGGCGTTCACGGCGCGGCTCCGCGCCGCCGCTTCACAGCCCCGGCGCCCCGCCCCGCTCCCCCACCGGCCCGCGCAGTTCCGCCGCGAGGAGGACGAACCAGGCCCCGACGAGGGCCAGGTGCGCCCGCTGGGGGACGCCGTGCCAGCCCGGGTGGCCGAAGAGGGGGCCCACCGTGGAGACGGCCGTGGCGAGGGCGGCGGCCGGAAGCCAGGGGGTCCAGCGGGACAGGACGGGCCACCGGGCCTGGGCCGCGGCGACGGTGAACAGGAACATCGAGCCGAAGAGGGCCGCGTGCACCAGGGCGCTGGTGGCGGTGTGCCAGGGGTTGACGGCCTCGCAGCCGGCCTCCACCGAGGGGGCGCAGCGCATCGGCACGATCACGTCGGCCACCGAGCAGATCCCGAAGGCGACCAGGCACCACCATCCGGCCTCGGCCACCGGCCCCGCCCGGCGGTCCCTGGCGAGCAGCGCGCCGGCCACCACCAGGGCGGCGGCGAGGAGTTCCGCGGCGCCGAAGAGGAGGTGGAAGCGCTGGTCGGCGGCGTAGAGCTCGCTGACGTAGGAGTGCCGCGGGTCGAGCCCGGTGGGCAGCGGGAACTCCAGCAGCCAGTCGTTGTAGACGACGGCCGCCGTGAGCAGCAGGGCGGGTGCCACGACCGTACGGGCGAAGAGGCGGCGCCGCGGTGGTGCGGGCGGCGGGGCGGGCCGGGGCCCGGCGGGCGCGAGCGCGGTCCGCCGGGAACCGGGGGAGGGCCGTTCGTACAGGGCCTGCCTCCCGTGGTCGGGGCAACTGCTGTCAGTGCCGTCGGTCATCTTCGCGCCACCCCAGATCTTCATTGTGTGTACCGGGACCTCGCTCACCGCAAACGGGACGTCCGCTTCCCCCTAGTGCCCCCGCAGAGGGGTGGCAATCGGTTCCGGGGCGTACGGTTCGAGCCATATGGGGAGGTCAGCCGCCGTCCGTCCGAAGCAGGAGCGCGCGTGGGTCAGGAGTCGAGGTCCCGTTCCGGGGAGGCCGTACGGGCGTGGGCGGAGGCGTTCGGCGCGGTGGCCGCCGCCGTGGCCGCCATGGTCGCCACCGCCGCCCTGGGCCTGTGGGCGGCCGGGGCCGGCGGCCTGCCGTCCGGGGCGTTCCCGGCCGTGCTGGCGGCGACCCTGGTGGCCGCCGTGGGCGGGACGGTGGAACTGACCGGCGGCGCGGGGTTCTTCGGCCGTACGGGTGCCACGCTCACGGTGGTGCCGCTGTCGGTGTCGCTGGCCGGGGCGCTCGCCCTGGCGGCGGGCGTGCTGCGGCCGCTGGGGCCGCCGCGCCACGGGCCGCCGCCGGACGGGCGGGAACTGGCGGCCCGCGCGGCCCGGGTGGCGGTGCTCTGGGTCCCGGCGCTGCTGGTCCCGGCGCTGACCGCGCGCCACACCTTCCGGATCGGGCTGGGCGGCGGGCTGCTGGACGAGATCGGGGACGCGCTGGACGTACGGCCGGAGGTGGGGTTCCGCGCGGACGTGGCGGCCACCCTGGGCCGGGGGCTGCTGTGGCTGCTAGCGCTGTACGTGATCATCGCCCTCGTCGCGCGCCGCACCCCGCTCCCTCCCCCGCTGCGCCGCTTCCAGGACGCGGCGCGCCCGCCGGTGCGGGCGGTGCTGGGGCTGCTGCTGGGCTACGTCGCGCTGGGGCTGGTGGTGGGTCTGGTGACGCTGTGCACCCGGGGGCACCCGGCGGAGACCGCGGCCACCCTGCTGCTGGGGCTGCCCAACCTCGCCTGGCTCGCCCTGGGCATCGGCCTCGGCGGTGCCTGGGAGGGGAACGTGCCCGACGCGATCGGGCTCCCGGTGCCCTACGCGCTCGCCGCCGTGCTGCGGGAGCCGGGTGGTGGTACGGCGACGGTGAACCTGGCCTCGCTGGGCCGGTACGACGACCGGGCGTGGGTCCTGGCCCTGGTGGCGGCCCTCGCGCTGGCGGCGGCCGCGTTCCTGACGGCCCGCCGCTTCCCCGCGCCGTGGTGGCGGCAGGCCGTCCGGCTGGCCCCGGCCCTGGCCGTGGCCCTGGTGGCCGTCGGCCTGCTGACCCGGATCTCGGCGCGCTACGGGCTGTCGCTGTTCGGCATGGGCGACCTCGACGCGTTCGGCGGGGAGGTCCGGCTCCACCCCCGGCTGCCGCTGCTGCTGGGCTGGGGAGCGCTGTGGGGTCTGGTCGCGGGGGCGACGGCGGGGGTGCTCGCCGAGGCGCTCACCCGCGCCCGGCGGCCGCGGGGCGGCGCCGGATAGCCGGTTAGGCTGACCGGGCGCGCGGCCGGAGGGGCACGGGCCGGAGGGGCACGGCGGGAGGGAGGCGGGGATGGCGGGGGACGAGGCACCGCTGCCGGTCTTCGTCTACGGCACGCTGCGCCGCGACGGCGTCAACTACGACGCGTTCCTGCGCGGCCGGACGGCCGCCGAGGTCCCGGCCCGGCTGGCGGGGGCGGTGCTGTACGAGGGCCCGGGTTATCCGTTCGCGGTCACCGCTCCGGCCGGTGAGATCCACGGCGAGCTGATGACGCTCGCCCCGGCCGGCCACGCGGTCGTACTCGCCGCCCTCGACGCGCTGGAGGGCCACCGCCCCGGGGATCCCGGCAACCTCTACGAGCGGGTGGTGCGCGCGGTGCGCACCGAGCGGGGCGAGACCGTATGTGCGTGGGTGTACGTGGCGGCCGAGCGGATCGCCCGCCGGCTGCGCGCGGAGGGCGTCCGCGTCCCCGGCGACGAGTGGCCGCACCGCGCGTGACGACCGGGGCGTGAGGAACAAGGCGTGACGGCCGGGACGTGACATCCGGCGCGTATCCAGCCGCGTATCAACAGGCGCGACAGGCGCGGGAGATCCACCGCGTCACCACCGACACGCACCGCGTCACCGACCGTCCCACATGCTGAACGGTCGCCGAACTCGCGCAACCCGCCGCCCTCTTGAGCGGTCTTGCGCTTCGAACGGACATCCTGTTGCCCGCCATTCACTTTCCGTTGATCTCATGTCAAATGTTGATCAACTGATGTGAACACCGTGTAAACAGCCTTTCCATGAGCATGCCAAGCGCTGCACAGTCTGCCCGGGACCACAGGGTCCCGCGGTGCACGAGTGACAGCACCGCCCCCCGCCAGCGGCCCGGCCACCCCGGGCCGTCATGACGCAAAGGGCGCTGAACAGTGCGTACATCCCCCACAACCCCCGGCCGAATACTGACTGTCGCCGTCGCGGTGGCCGCGGCGGCGGCCATGGCCGGCGGCGCCGTCGCCGCCCCGGCGACGGGCACGGCACACAGCACGACGACCACGGTGGCCACGGCGAGACCCGGCTCCGCGGCCTCCCAGGTGGCCGGCGCCGACGTGGTGCGGGCGGCCCGCTCCGCCGCCGTCGCCCACGCCAAGGACACCGGCGTCGGCCCGCAGGAGACGCTGACCGTCAAGGACTCCCTGGTCGACCCGGAGGGCAAGCGTCACGTCCGGTTCGAGCGCGCCTACAAGGGCGTTCCGGTGGTCGGCGGCGACCTCGTCGTCCACCTCGACGCCAAGGGCGGCTACGCGGGCGCCACCCGGGCCGCGCGCCACCAGGTGGCCCTGAAGTCCGTCACGCCGGAGCTGACGGAGCGTCAGGCCGCCGCCAAGGCCGCCGAGGCGGTCAAGGGCACGGCGGGCCGCACCGAGCTGGTGGTGGACGCCACCGGCGGCACGTCCGTCCTCGCCTACCGGGTGACCGTCACCGGCGGCCGCGCGGCCGAGAAGGGCGCCCTGCGCGCGGTGACCGTGGACGCCGTCTCGGGGAAGGTCCTCGCCACCACCCCGCTCACCGACGCGTTCATCTCCCCCAAGCTCAAGGACACCCTGCGCGCCAAGGGCCGCACCGCCGCCCCGCGCCTCGGCGCGGCGGCCACGCCGCGGACCGCCGGTTCCGGCGCCGCGGCCACCTACCCCGCGCAGGCGAACGGCAACGGCGCCTCGATCTTCGTCGGCACCGTCCCGCTGGTCACCACGCAGACGGCGCGCAGCGCCTTCACCCTCAAGGACCTCAGCCGCGGCAGCGCCGAGACCCGGACCGCGAGCGGCCAGGAGCTCGAGACCTTCACCAAGGGCAAGGCGTTCACCAACAGCACCAACCGCTGGGGCAACGGCACCGCCTCCGACCCGACCAGCGCCGCCGTGGACGCCCAGTTCGGCGTCACCAGCACCTTCGACTACTACAAGGGCACGTTCGGCCGCAACGGCATCAAGAACGACGGTGTCGGTCCGCGCGCCCTGGTGCACTTCGGCAACAAGGTGGGCAACGCCTTCTGGTCCCCCGACTGCTGGTGCATGCTCTACGGCGACGGGGACGGCGAAACGTTCAAGCAGCCCCTGGTGGCCCTGGACGTCACCGGCCACGAGCTGACCCACGGCGTCATCTCGGCCACGGCCGACTTCCAGCCGACCCGGGTGGACGCGCAGGGCAACCAGTTCGGCGAGGCCGGCTCCCTCAACGAGTCGTTCGCGGACATCTTCGGCACCGGCATGGAGTTCCGCACCAACAACGCGAGCAACCCCCCGAACTACCTGCTCGGCGAGAAGCTCGGCCTGGACCAGCAGTTCCTGCGCCGCCTCGACAAGCCCTCGCTGGACAAGCTGGAGGGCACGGTCGACTACTGGGACGCCGGCTCCTACGACCGTGAGGTGCACGCCGGTTCGGGCGTCTCCTCGCACGCCTTCTACCTGCTCGCCGAGGGCAGCGGCAAGAAGACGATCGGGAAGTTCTCCTACGACTCCCCCACCTACGACGGCCAGTCGGTGACGGGCATCGGCCGGGACAAGGCGGAGCAGATCTTCTACCGGGCGCTCACCCGGTACATGGTCTCGACGTCCGACTTCCACGACGCCCGCAAGGCCACCCTCCAGGCCGCCGCGGACATCCACGGCGCCGACAGCGCCGAGTACAAGGCCGTCGACCGCGCCTGGGCCGCGGTCAACGTGACCGAGGCCAACACCCCGTCCGCCCGGCGCTGACGAGGACCGTGGGCCCCCGGCCGGACGGCGGTTTCTAGGGATCGTCGCAACACTGGGTTGGTTTGATCAGGCCGTGAGCAGTTTATGCAGGCGCTCGGCTGGGGTTTCCCAGCCGAGCGTTTTGCGTGGGCGGCCGTTGAGTTCGGCGGCGACGGCGTTGAGGTGCTCGCGGGGGTGGACCGAGAGGTCGGTGCCCTTGGGGAAGTACTGCCGCAGCAGGCCGTTGGTGTTCTCGTTCGATCCGCGCTGCCAGGGGCTGGCGGGGTCGCAGAAGTAGACGGGGATGTCGGTGGCGAGGGTGAAGGAGCCGTGGGCGGCCATCTCGGCGCCCTGGTCCCAGGTCAGTGAGCGGGTCAGGTGGCCGGGCAGGCTCTGGACGGTGTTCACCAGGGCGTCGCGCATGCGTTCCGCGCTGCGGCCGTCGGGGAGGTGCACCAGCATCGTGTAGCGGGTGGCGCGCTCGACCAGGGTGCCGATTGCCGAGCCGCTGTCCTTGCCGATGATGAGGTCGCCTTCCCAGTGGCCGGGCACGGCCCGGTCGTCGGCCTCGGCGGGGCGCTCGCCGATCATGATCATCGGGGTGGAGAACCTGGCCTGACGGTGCTGGGCCTGGCGGTGCGGTTTGCGGCGGGTACGTCCGGTGCGCAGGGCTCGGGTGAGTTCGCGGCGGAGTTCGCCGCGGCCCTGGACGTAGAGGGCCTGATAGACGGTCTCGTGGACCACGTGCATCTCCGGCCGCTCGGGGAAGTTCTCCCGCAGAGCCTGACAGATCTGCTCGGGACTCCACCGTAGGGCCAGGCGGGCCTGGATGAAGTCCCGCAGGGCAGGGTTCTGCCCGATCTTCCCGGTCTTGGGCCGGGGCCGGCGGGCATCAGCGCGGACCTGGGCGGCATAAGGCCGGTACTGGCCGTTGACCGGATGCCGGTTGCGGCGGATCTCACGGCTGACGGTGGACGGGCTGCGGCCCAGCTCCGCCGCGATGGCGCGGACCGTGGCCTTCTCCAGCAGCCGGTCGGCTATGTGGATGCGGTCGGCCTCGCACAGATACCGGGACGGGCCGGAAGGCGGTACCACCGCGTTGACCGGTGGTACCGCCTTCCGGCCGCCAGAGGCATGACGGCCGTTTCGCCAGCGCTTGCCTGTGCGGAGGTTGATGCCGACAATCCGGCTGGCCTCCGCGAAGCTCATTCCTTGATCCACAAGCCGGAAGTATTCCTCCCGTTTATGGATCAAAGGAGCATGCCCCGGACGCTTCCGTACCCTGCCGCTCTCGACGTCCATCGCACCCCTTGAACTGGGG is a window from the Streptomyces mobaraensis genome containing:
- a CDS encoding GNAT family N-acetyltransferase; protein product: MTVPAESIESVRQLTAVWRALVLDRDAGADVRDLPGIAVRWADSRFAFWNCVTLTEAEAGADPLGRRLGQAADIMRAKKHPGYLWLFEDLLDDEARSVLEKTAEQVGLKHAFSGTGMAADLPSLAEPAHPDLTFARVRTDEQLRAYADLQSRAYGFPLEEGRDGLAGSALWRNGVHAYLAARGDEAVACAATVAARGRLHVVFVATDPRWQRRGYGEAVTRKALYEGARATGLTRATLHATAAGAPVYPRIGFEANTRIHFYFHGGKG
- a CDS encoding amino acid permease, with product MRTTARARRRRSEPSDDDERLLEELGYTQQLHRRMGAFGNFSASLSVISIMSGTLLLLGYGLNSGGPAVVVWGWLAVGPPVLCLAAALAEITSRYPTSGGLYYMARQLGGERWSWYTGWLNLLGLLGGIAAQDYGIATFAGAWANLQFGYVPTPGSLLAVYAIVLALHAVLNLLGTRLMNVLTSLSAWWHLAGAVVIIGALTLVPSHHRPAGFVFTEFTNNTGWSSPVYVVLLGMLLPCFALAGYDTSAHLSEETTGASVAAARGIVRSVAVSWAAGGVLLAALLFAIQDYAGTLGSETGVPVAQILLDALGVATAKALLLVIIGAQFLCGYTVTAAASRMIYAFARDGALPGSARWQRVSRRTVIPANAVWLAVAVAFVLALPSLYSATAFSAVTAISVVGFTPAYAIPVLLRLRHRGRFTPGPWHLGRWSRPIGWVAVVWAAGVTVLFLLPQSSPVTAETFNYTPVALSVALVLAAVWWRFGRRSYGVPRSGAAHAHGRIEGAENAENIF
- a CDS encoding DUF998 domain-containing protein, which codes for MTDGTDSSCPDHGRQALYERPSPGSRRTALAPAGPRPAPPPAPPRRRLFARTVVAPALLLTAAVVYNDWLLEFPLPTGLDPRHSYVSELYAADQRFHLLFGAAELLAAALVVAGALLARDRRAGPVAEAGWWCLVAFGICSVADVIVPMRCAPSVEAGCEAVNPWHTATSALVHAALFGSMFLFTVAAAQARWPVLSRWTPWLPAAALATAVSTVGPLFGHPGWHGVPQRAHLALVGAWFVLLAAELRGPVGERGGAPGL
- a CDS encoding streptophobe family protein; protein product: MGQESRSRSGEAVRAWAEAFGAVAAAVAAMVATAALGLWAAGAGGLPSGAFPAVLAATLVAAVGGTVELTGGAGFFGRTGATLTVVPLSVSLAGALALAAGVLRPLGPPRHGPPPDGRELAARAARVAVLWVPALLVPALTARHTFRIGLGGGLLDEIGDALDVRPEVGFRADVAATLGRGLLWLLALYVIIALVARRTPLPPPLRRFQDAARPPVRAVLGLLLGYVALGLVVGLVTLCTRGHPAETAATLLLGLPNLAWLALGIGLGGAWEGNVPDAIGLPVPYALAAVLREPGGGTATVNLASLGRYDDRAWVLALVAALALAAAAFLTARRFPAPWWRQAVRLAPALAVALVAVGLLTRISARYGLSLFGMGDLDAFGGEVRLHPRLPLLLGWGALWGLVAGATAGVLAEALTRARRPRGGAG
- a CDS encoding gamma-glutamylcyclotransferase family protein → MAGDEAPLPVFVYGTLRRDGVNYDAFLRGRTAAEVPARLAGAVLYEGPGYPFAVTAPAGEIHGELMTLAPAGHAVVLAALDALEGHRPGDPGNLYERVVRAVRTERGETVCAWVYVAAERIARRLRAEGVRVPGDEWPHRA
- a CDS encoding M4 family metallopeptidase, with the translated sequence MAGGAVAAPATGTAHSTTTTVATARPGSAASQVAGADVVRAARSAAVAHAKDTGVGPQETLTVKDSLVDPEGKRHVRFERAYKGVPVVGGDLVVHLDAKGGYAGATRAARHQVALKSVTPELTERQAAAKAAEAVKGTAGRTELVVDATGGTSVLAYRVTVTGGRAAEKGALRAVTVDAVSGKVLATTPLTDAFISPKLKDTLRAKGRTAAPRLGAAATPRTAGSGAAATYPAQANGNGASIFVGTVPLVTTQTARSAFTLKDLSRGSAETRTASGQELETFTKGKAFTNSTNRWGNGTASDPTSAAVDAQFGVTSTFDYYKGTFGRNGIKNDGVGPRALVHFGNKVGNAFWSPDCWCMLYGDGDGETFKQPLVALDVTGHELTHGVISATADFQPTRVDAQGNQFGEAGSLNESFADIFGTGMEFRTNNASNPPNYLLGEKLGLDQQFLRRLDKPSLDKLEGTVDYWDAGSYDREVHAGSGVSSHAFYLLAEGSGKKTIGKFSYDSPTYDGQSVTGIGRDKAEQIFYRALTRYMVSTSDFHDARKATLQAAADIHGADSAEYKAVDRAWAAVNVTEANTPSARR
- a CDS encoding IS30 family transposase, with translation MSFAEASRIVGINLRTGKRWRNGRHASGGRKAVPPVNAVVPPSGPSRYLCEADRIHIADRLLEKATVRAIAAELGRSPSTVSREIRRNRHPVNGQYRPYAAQVRADARRPRPKTGKIGQNPALRDFIQARLALRWSPEQICQALRENFPERPEMHVVHETVYQALYVQGRGELRRELTRALRTGRTRRKPHRQAQHRQARFSTPMIMIGERPAEADDRAVPGHWEGDLIIGKDSGSAIGTLVERATRYTMLVHLPDGRSAERMRDALVNTVQSLPGHLTRSLTWDQGAEMAAHGSFTLATDIPVYFCDPASPWQRGSNENTNGLLRQYFPKGTDLSVHPREHLNAVAAELNGRPRKTLGWETPAERLHKLLTA